The Rhizobium rhododendri nucleotide sequence TGCAGCCGGATGACCGATGTCTTGGTGTGCGTGTCGATATCGTCGGACTTGGCGTTCGGGTCCATGACGATCGAAACGGCGCCATTCGGCGACATCACGTCCTTCACGAAGAACGCCGTCTCCGAAATCATCGGCCCCCAGCCGGCCTCATACCAGCCGACCGAGCCGTCCTCGAACTTCACCTGAAGGTGGCCGTAGTTGTACATATCCGGCGCGATCTCATTGGACAGGCGCAGGCCCATGCCGCGCACTTCGACAGCCCTCGCATCGGTGATCTGGCACATGACATCGACATAGTGCACGCCGCAGTCGACGATCGGCGAAGTCGTCTGCATCAGAGCCTTGTGGGTTTCCCAGGTCGGGCCGCTCGATTGCTGGTTGAGGTTCATGCGAAAGACATAGGGACCGCCAAGATTGCGGGCCTCGGCAATCAGCCGCATCCAAGACGGATGATGGCGGAGGATATAGCCGATGACGAGCTTCTTGCCCGCCGCCTTTGCGGCTGCAACCACGCGCTCGGCATCGGCAACCGTCGTTGCCAGCGGCTTTTCAATGAAGACGTCGCAGCCGGCCTCGAACGCCATGACCGCATAGTCGGCATGGCTGTCGGAATAGGTACAGATCGAGCAGAGATCGGGCTTCAGTTCTGTCAGCGCGGTCTGGAAGTCGGCGTGAATCGTATAGCCGTGCAACGCTTCGTCCAGCACTGGCTTGGAGCGATTGACGAGGCCGACGATCTCGAAGCCTGCGTTATTGTGATAGGCGAGCGCATGGCTTCGGCCCATGTTGCCAAGCCCGGCGACAAGCACGCGGATGGGTTTTTCGGATAGGCTCATTTGACCGCTCCCGCAGTGATGCCGCGGATCAGCTGCCGCGAGAAGATGACGTAGAGGACCAGGATCGGAAGAATGGCCAGCGATAGCGCCGCCAGAACTGCATTCCAGTTGGTGACGAACTGGCCAATGAAGATCTGGCTGCCGAGGGTGACAGTCTTGGTCGCTTCGCTCGGCGCAAGGATCAGCGGGAACCACAGGTCGTTCCAGATCGGTATCATCGTGAACACGGCCACGGTCGCCATGGCCGGACGGATCAGCGGCAATACCAGCCGGATGAAAAT carries:
- a CDS encoding Gfo/Idh/MocA family protein, yielding MSLSEKPIRVLVAGLGNMGRSHALAYHNNAGFEIVGLVNRSKPVLDEALHGYTIHADFQTALTELKPDLCSICTYSDSHADYAVMAFEAGCDVFIEKPLATTVADAERVVAAAKAAGKKLVIGYILRHHPSWMRLIAEARNLGGPYVFRMNLNQQSSGPTWETHKALMQTTSPIVDCGVHYVDVMCQITDARAVEVRGMGLRLSNEIAPDMYNYGHLQVKFEDGSVGWYEAGWGPMISETAFFVKDVMSPNGAVSIVMDPNAKSDDIDTHTKTSVIRLHNAETGPDGRFILPDRDLHMDGEPGHQELCDFEQAYVLKAIIEDIDLTRHMHDAVQSLRICLAADESVRTGKTVTL